In Xenorhabdus griffiniae, the genomic window ACACGCTGCATATAGATTTGAAGATCTTTGGCGCCTGGTCCTGACAACTCAACACCCAAGACAGGCAAACGCCACAGAAGTGGAGATAAGTAACAATCCACCAGGCTGAACTCTTCACTCATAAAGAAGGGCATTTCTCTGAAAATTGGCCCAATCGCCAGTAATTCTTCAGCAAGCTGTTTACGTGCAGCATTCGCTTCCTGCACGCCACCTTCCTGAATTGTGTACATCAGGGAATACCAGTCTTTTTCAATTCTATGCATCATCAGACGGCTGGAGCCTCGTGCGACAGGATACACAGGCATGAGGGGAGGATGCGGAAAACGTTCATCCAGATATTCCATAATGATGCGAGAATCATACAGGGTCAGTTCACGATCAACGAGGGTAGGAACAGATTGATAAGGATTCAAGTCAATCAAATCCTGAGGCAAATTACCCGCTTCAACGTGTTCAATCTCTACGCTGACCCCTTTTTCCGCCAGTACAATTCTCACTTGATGGCTAAAAATGTCGGTCGGGCCGGAAAACAGAGTCATTACCGAACGTTTGTTGGCAGCGACAGCCATGAAAACCTCCAAGTTTATCTAAAAAAAGGAACGAACAGCCCTTCAATGAACAGCGGCTATTCTCGCTCATATTCTCATCCTGTTTCGCACTTATTATCCGAGGTATCCCCCTATCTTCCAGTGACTGCTCTATTGGCTGTAACAAGAAAATATTTTGGAGTATATTTTACCTCTGCCAAATCAGGCAAACTCATGGATAAGGCAAAAAATTGTTACTAGTCTACCAGATTTTGCACATTTTGTGGGGAAGTACATTGAGAATTAATGATGAAATATTAGAGTCTGGGAATTATTTTGCCAAAAATGTTCTTTTTCCGCCAAAAAGAGAGAATTATCGAAGAGTGAAAAATCGGCAAGAAAAAAAACCCGCCATAAAAATGACGGGTTTTTAACTTTAACCCACTGCCACAGTTGTGGCAATAAATTAACGTTTGGAGAACTGTGGACGACGACGTGCTTTGCGCAGACCCACTTTTTTACGTTCAACTTCACGAGCATCGCGAGTAACGAAGCCAGCTTTGCGAAGTTCAGAACGCAGAGTCTCGTCATAAGCCATCAGTGCACGGGTGATACCGTGACGGATTGCGCCTGCCTGACCAGAAATACCACCACCTTTAACAGTGATGTACAGATCCAGTTTGTTCAGCATATCAACCAGCTCAAGTGGTTGACGAACAACCATGCGCGCAGTTTCACGACCGAAGTAAACTTCGAGGCTGCGTTGGTTGATTACGATGTTACCGCTACCTGGCTTAATGAAGACACGAGCGGAAGAGCTTTTGCGGCGACCAGTGCCGTAGTATTGATTTTCAGCCATTGCCTATAATCCCGATTAAATGTCCAGAACTTGTGGTTGCTGTGCCGCGTGGTTGTGCTCGCTGCCCGCGTAAACTTTCAGTTTACGGTACATTGCACGACCCAGTGGCCCTTTTGGCAGCATGCCTTTAACCGCGATTTCAATGACACGCTCAGGACGGCGGGCAATCATCTCTTCAAAGGTCGCTTGCTTGATACCACCGATGTGGCCAGTGTGGTGATAATAAATTTTGTCAGCACGTTTGTTGCCGGTTACAGCAACTTTTTCTGCGTTAACAATAATGATGTAATCACCAGTATCAACGTGCGGAGTGTATTCCGCTTTGTGCTTGCCGCGCAGGCGACGAGCTACTTCAGTTGCAAGACGGCCCAAAGTTTTGCCGTCTGCGTCAACAACATACCAGTCGCGTTTTACGGTTTCTGGTTTAGCTGTAAAAGTTTTCATTAAAGCTTAC contains:
- the rplM gene encoding 50S ribosomal protein L13, whose product is MKTFTAKPETVKRDWYVVDADGKTLGRLATEVARRLRGKHKAEYTPHVDTGDYIIIVNAEKVAVTGNKRADKIYYHHTGHIGGIKQATFEEMIARRPERVIEIAVKGMLPKGPLGRAMYRKLKVYAGSEHNHAAQQPQVLDI
- the sspA gene encoding stringent starvation protein SspA, whose protein sequence is MAVAANKRSVMTLFSGPTDIFSHQVRIVLAEKGVSVEIEHVEAGNLPQDLIDLNPYQSVPTLVDRELTLYDSRIIMEYLDERFPHPPLMPVYPVARGSSRLMMHRIEKDWYSLMYTIQEGGVQEANAARKQLAEELLAIGPIFREMPFFMSEEFSLVDCYLSPLLWRLPVLGVELSGPGAKDLQIYMQRVFERDAFLASLTEAEREMRLQSRS
- the rpsI gene encoding 30S ribosomal protein S9; this translates as MAENQYYGTGRRKSSSARVFIKPGSGNIVINQRSLEVYFGRETARMVVRQPLELVDMLNKLDLYITVKGGGISGQAGAIRHGITRALMAYDETLRSELRKAGFVTRDAREVERKKVGLRKARRRPQFSKR